A part of Bartonella quintana genomic DNA contains:
- the rpsB gene encoding 30S ribosomal protein S2 has translation MALPDFTMHQLLEAGVHFGHQTHRWNPKMIRYIYGQRNNIHIIDLAQTVPLLHQALKLVSDTVARGGRILFVGTKRQASDIIADAANRSAQYYVNARWLGGMLTNWKTISNSIHRLRKLDKILATETQGFTKKERLNLERDREKLNRALGGIKDMGSVPDLIFIIDTNKENIAIQEAKRLGIPVIAIIDTNCNPDNVDHPIPGNDDASRAISLYCDLFARAALDGIARQQGAMGIDLGAQADAPVKPILENTIPVSE, from the coding sequence ATGGCACTACCAGATTTTACTATGCACCAGCTTTTAGAAGCAGGTGTACACTTTGGTCACCAGACTCATCGCTGGAATCCGAAGATGATTCGCTATATTTATGGTCAGCGTAATAATATTCATATTATTGATCTTGCTCAAACTGTTCCACTTTTACACCAAGCACTTAAACTTGTTTCAGATACGGTTGCGCGGGGTGGTCGCATTCTCTTTGTTGGGACTAAGCGGCAGGCATCTGACATTATTGCGGATGCAGCGAATCGTTCGGCACAATATTATGTTAATGCGCGTTGGCTCGGGGGCATGCTGACAAACTGGAAAACAATTTCCAATTCGATACATCGTTTGCGTAAGCTTGATAAAATTCTTGCTACTGAAACACAAGGCTTTACCAAAAAAGAACGTTTAAATCTCGAACGCGATCGTGAAAAGCTTAACCGTGCGCTTGGTGGCATTAAGGATATGGGGTCTGTTCCAGATCTTATATTCATCATCGATACCAATAAAGAAAATATTGCTATCCAAGAAGCGAAACGTCTAGGTATTCCTGTTATTGCTATTATTGATACCAATTGCAATCCTGATAACGTCGATCATCCGATTCCAGGTAATGACGATGCTTCGCGGGCAATTTCTCTTTATTGTGATCTTTTTGCCCGTGCAGCTCTTGATGGTATTGCTCGTCAGCAAGGTGCAATGGGTATCGATTTAGGAGCTCAAGCTGATGCGCCTGTGAAACCTATTTTGGAAAATACGATTCCAGTTTCTGAATAG
- a CDS encoding L-serine ammonia-lyase: MFLSVFELFKIGIGPSSSHTMGPMTAANMFLQEIIARDFFRSSYAGVSHIRVYLYGSLAFTGIGHATDRAIVLGLLGEGASTVDPDKMGMLLEKVKREKKVQPEGHPAYQFNSHRDLIFERKTVLPGHPNGLAFEGLDADGNVLLRQIYYSIGGGFVVTEDELSRMNGNTQPETSKVPYPFDSASKMLLMAEKSGLSIAEMKRFNEETKMERSALDTGLDEIFSAMINCIDRGLSQEGELPGGLRVPRRAKKLHDKLLENRKKNRNHPIWANDWLSVYAIAVNEENAAGGRVVTAPTNGAAGIVPAVLRYYLQFNDGSDREGIHNFLLTAAAIGGVIKHNASISGAEVGCQGEVGTASSMAAAGLTAALGGTPAQIENAAEIALEHHLGMTCDPVAGLVQVPCIERNAMGAVKAVTASSLALHGNGRHFVSLDACIETMRQTGYDMSERYKETSKGGLAVNAISC, from the coding sequence GTGTTTTTATCCGTTTTTGAACTTTTTAAAATTGGTATTGGTCCTTCCAGTTCGCATACAATGGGGCCGATGACTGCTGCTAATATGTTTTTGCAAGAGATTATTGCACGGGATTTTTTTCGGTCATCTTATGCTGGAGTTTCTCATATACGTGTATATCTTTATGGTTCATTGGCTTTCACGGGAATTGGCCATGCTACAGATAGAGCTATTGTATTAGGACTTTTGGGAGAAGGGGCCTCTACTGTGGATCCTGATAAAATGGGGATGTTGTTAGAAAAGGTTAAACGGGAAAAAAAAGTACAACCGGAAGGCCATCCCGCTTATCAGTTTAATTCGCATAGAGATCTTATTTTTGAACGAAAGACAGTCTTGCCTGGACATCCTAATGGGCTTGCATTTGAGGGGCTTGATGCTGATGGAAATGTTCTTTTACGGCAGATTTATTATTCTATTGGCGGTGGTTTTGTTGTGACTGAGGATGAATTAAGCCGTATGAATGGCAACACACAACCAGAAACATCTAAGGTGCCATATCCTTTTGATTCTGCGAGTAAAATGTTATTAATGGCTGAAAAGTCAGGACTTTCAATTGCTGAAATGAAGCGTTTTAACGAAGAAACAAAGATGGAGCGTTCTGCTCTTGATACTGGGCTTGATGAAATTTTTTCAGCTATGATAAATTGTATTGATAGAGGGCTTTCACAAGAAGGTGAGTTGCCGGGCGGATTGCGCGTTCCAAGGCGTGCTAAAAAATTGCACGATAAGCTTTTGGAAAATCGCAAAAAGAATCGAAATCACCCTATCTGGGCAAATGACTGGCTTTCTGTGTACGCTATAGCGGTGAATGAGGAAAATGCAGCAGGTGGTCGTGTTGTTACTGCACCCACGAATGGCGCAGCTGGTATTGTGCCTGCAGTTTTGCGTTATTATCTTCAATTTAATGATGGTTCAGATCGAGAGGGAATACATAATTTTTTATTGACAGCAGCAGCTATTGGTGGTGTCATTAAACACAATGCTTCTATTTCTGGTGCAGAAGTTGGTTGTCAAGGGGAAGTTGGAACGGCATCTTCAATGGCAGCCGCAGGGTTGACTGCAGCGTTGGGTGGTACACCGGCTCAAATTGAAAATGCCGCGGAGATTGCACTTGAGCATCATTTGGGAATGACATGTGATCCAGTTGCAGGTCTTGTACAGGTTCCTTGTATTGAGCGCAACGCAATGGGTGCTGTTAAGGCGGTGACTGCTTCTTCTCTTGCGTTGCATGGTAATGGAAGACATTTTGTTTCTCTTGATGCTTGTATAGAAACAATGCGCCAGACCGGATATGATATGAGTGAACGCTATAAAGAAACGAGTAAAGGTGGCCTCGCAGTCAATGCAATATCCTGTTAA
- the clpA gene encoding ATP-dependent Clp protease ATP-binding subunit ClpA, protein MPSFTPSLEEVLHRALTIATQARHEYATLEHLLLALLDDADANSVIRACQVDVEELRERLTSYIQSELDAQIRANEDTKPTTFFQRVIQRAVIHAQSAGKDEVSGANVLVAIFSERESHAAYFLQEMGMTRYDVVRFISHSITRDDGLSMLLEDLEEQLDQQISDNGENVTSALTAYCVDLNCKARNGKVDLLIGREAEISRMIQVLCRRSKNNPLLVGDPGVGKTAIVEGLAKRIVDRQVPEILSNATIFSLDMGGLVAGTRYRGDFEERLKQIIKEFEQYPDGVLFIDEIHTLIGAGATLGGNMDAANLLKPALSSGTIRCIGSTIYREYRRIFEQDRALERRFQKIDISEPSVVDAIKILQGLKPYFEDFHQIRYTDEAMKASVELSSRYMIDRRLPDKAIDVVDESGAAQKLLPKKQRKKSIGVKEIEATVAAMARIPPKTVSSNDQKMLSKLERELKHVVYGQDQAISALVSSIKLARAGLRESDKPIGSYLFSGPTGVGKTEVAKQLASSLGIELLRFDMSEYMERHTVARLIGAPPGYIGFDQGGLLTDAVDQRPHAVLLLDEIEKAHPELFNILLQVMDYGKLTDHNGKKIDFRNIILIMTTNAGASDMAKSAIGFGNVQRDGDDIETINRLFTPEFRNRLDAIIPFAPLSQLIINQIVQKFIFQLEAQLADRRICFELSPSAMVWLGNKGYDSQMGARPLGRIIQEHIKKPLADEILFGKLRNGGMVRVLTHKPSGEKEKLQLKISSSDVSVNLKNSKTARFTKKQVGKKSSAT, encoded by the coding sequence ATGCCATCTTTTACACCTAGTCTTGAAGAGGTTTTGCATCGCGCATTAACAATTGCTACTCAAGCGCGACATGAATATGCAACATTAGAGCATCTTCTCCTTGCTCTGCTAGATGATGCTGATGCAAATTCAGTTATTCGCGCTTGTCAAGTGGATGTGGAAGAATTGCGAGAGCGCTTAACCAGCTATATCCAGTCAGAATTGGATGCGCAGATTAGAGCTAATGAAGATACGAAACCAACAACATTTTTCCAGCGTGTTATCCAACGTGCAGTGATTCATGCTCAGTCAGCTGGAAAAGACGAAGTGTCGGGGGCAAACGTTCTGGTTGCAATTTTTTCTGAACGTGAAAGTCATGCAGCATATTTCCTTCAAGAGATGGGGATGACACGCTATGATGTTGTGCGTTTTATTTCACATAGTATCACGCGTGATGATGGATTATCTATGTTACTTGAGGATCTTGAAGAACAACTGGATCAGCAGATATCAGACAATGGTGAAAATGTAACAAGTGCACTGACTGCTTATTGTGTTGATCTTAATTGTAAAGCACGCAATGGAAAAGTTGATTTATTAATTGGTCGTGAAGCGGAAATTTCACGCATGATTCAGGTTTTATGTCGAAGATCAAAAAACAATCCGCTTTTGGTTGGTGATCCAGGGGTTGGAAAAACAGCTATAGTTGAGGGTTTGGCGAAACGTATTGTTGATAGACAAGTACCTGAAATTTTATCAAACGCAACGATATTTTCCCTTGATATGGGAGGGCTTGTTGCTGGTACACGCTATCGCGGTGATTTTGAAGAACGGTTAAAGCAAATTATTAAAGAATTTGAGCAATATCCAGATGGTGTTTTATTTATTGATGAAATTCATACGTTGATTGGAGCAGGGGCTACATTGGGGGGGAATATGGATGCAGCAAATCTTTTAAAACCTGCATTATCCTCTGGAACTATTCGATGTATTGGTTCGACGATTTACAGGGAGTACCGCAGAATTTTTGAACAAGATCGAGCTTTAGAACGTCGTTTCCAGAAGATTGATATTAGCGAGCCTTCTGTTGTTGATGCGATTAAGATTTTGCAAGGACTAAAGCCTTATTTTGAAGATTTCCACCAAATTAGATATACTGATGAGGCGATGAAGGCATCCGTAGAATTATCTTCACGTTATATGATTGATCGCAGGTTACCTGATAAAGCAATTGATGTTGTTGATGAAAGTGGTGCGGCGCAAAAGCTTTTGCCAAAAAAACAACGAAAAAAGAGTATAGGTGTCAAAGAAATTGAAGCCACTGTTGCCGCTATGGCAAGAATTCCGCCAAAGACAGTTTCTAGCAATGACCAGAAGATGCTTAGCAAGCTTGAAAGAGAGCTCAAGCATGTTGTTTATGGACAAGATCAGGCAATTTCAGCATTAGTATCGTCAATTAAATTAGCGCGAGCAGGACTGCGCGAATCAGATAAACCAATAGGAAGTTATTTATTTTCAGGACCAACAGGTGTAGGAAAAACTGAAGTTGCAAAACAGCTTGCATCTTCGTTAGGAATTGAACTGTTACGTTTTGATATGTCAGAATATATGGAACGTCATACAGTGGCACGCCTAATTGGTGCTCCTCCAGGTTACATAGGGTTTGATCAAGGAGGTCTTCTTACAGATGCTGTTGATCAGAGGCCTCATGCAGTTTTATTGCTGGATGAGATTGAGAAAGCGCATCCAGAGTTATTTAATATTTTATTGCAGGTAATGGATTATGGGAAGTTAACAGACCATAATGGCAAAAAAATTGATTTCCGCAATATCATTTTAATTATGACAACCAATGCTGGTGCTTCAGATATGGCAAAGTCAGCTATCGGATTTGGCAATGTGCAACGTGATGGTGATGATATAGAAACAATCAACCGTTTGTTTACACCGGAATTTCGTAATCGGTTAGATGCGATCATTCCGTTTGCCCCTTTATCTCAGTTAATCATTAATCAGATTGTGCAAAAGTTTATTTTTCAGCTTGAAGCACAATTGGCTGATCGGAGAATTTGTTTTGAATTAAGTCCTTCTGCAATGGTTTGGCTTGGTAATAAAGGATATGATTCTCAGATGGGTGCACGCCCATTGGGTCGTATTATACAAGAACATATTAAGAAGCCATTGGCTGATGAAATTTTATTTGGAAAGTTGCGCAATGGTGGCATGGTTCGCGTATTAACTCACAAACCAAGTGGAGAAAAAGAGAAGCTGCAGTTAAAAATTTCATCTTCCGATGTATCTGTTAATTTAAAGAACAGCAAAACGGCACGTTTTACAAAAAAACAGGTGGGAAAAAAAAGCTCAGCAACTTAA
- a CDS encoding RidA family protein, with translation MINAIESHLKNFGITLPEATQPIANYATVSQSGKQLFISGQLPLFDGKPIAIGKVGATVNAEQAKKSAEVCVINILAQIKAALGDLNKIKRVVKITVFVAVDPHFTDISFVANGASDLFVNILGEAGKHARSAIGVASLPMNVPVEVEAIIET, from the coding sequence ATGATCAATGCGATTGAAAGCCATCTCAAAAATTTCGGAATCACTCTTCCTGAAGCAACACAACCCATTGCCAATTATGCAACAGTTTCACAAAGCGGCAAGCAACTCTTCATCTCCGGACAACTTCCTCTTTTCGATGGAAAACCAATAGCAATTGGTAAAGTTGGTGCAACCGTGAACGCCGAACAAGCAAAAAAATCAGCCGAAGTTTGTGTTATTAACATCCTCGCACAAATCAAGGCAGCTTTGGGGGATTTAAATAAAATAAAACGTGTAGTAAAAATCACTGTTTTTGTTGCTGTAGACCCTCATTTTACCGATATTTCTTTTGTTGCCAATGGAGCTTCTGATCTCTTCGTTAATATCCTTGGTGAAGCTGGAAAACATGCCCGTTCTGCTATTGGTGTTGCCTCTCTTCCTATGAACGTTCCAGTAGAAGTTGAAGCCATCATAGAAACCTAA
- a CDS encoding cell envelope integrity EipB family protein produces MNKSLFVIALYVTFLCTVRAEESIFVAPHRAVYDFRLDSTSHEMAILGMSGRMVYELTGSVCQGYTTRFRFINRIHIEDMPMRLTDQQTTSYETGDSRIFHFSVKDQVGQEVAHRTEGLAERTQDGIIVKLKKPKGKEYKLAMAEFPIMQLKSIIRHAKAGRHFYHTTVFDGTEKADKIIKESVIIGEKKMQLSDDETEKLGKLDEEGYWPVTISYFDDVEKKDGLPVYRTSFLLHENGIMRNLHVDYGTFAVRAKLNSLEFLDGEKSLDQCKH; encoded by the coding sequence ATGAACAAATCATTATTTGTAATAGCTTTATATGTTACTTTTTTATGTACTGTGAGAGCAGAGGAGTCTATTTTCGTTGCACCTCATCGCGCTGTTTATGATTTTCGGCTTGATAGCACTTCTCATGAAATGGCGATTTTAGGGATGTCTGGGCGGATGGTTTATGAGCTTACTGGTTCAGTGTGCCAGGGCTATACTACACGTTTTCGGTTTATCAACCGTATTCATATTGAAGATATGCCGATGCGTTTAACTGATCAACAGACGACGAGTTATGAAACTGGTGATAGCCGTATATTTCATTTTAGCGTTAAAGATCAAGTTGGGCAAGAGGTTGCGCATCGTACCGAAGGATTAGCTGAACGGACTCAAGACGGAATTATAGTAAAACTGAAAAAGCCAAAGGGGAAGGAATATAAGCTTGCAATGGCTGAGTTTCCAATTATGCAACTGAAGAGTATTATCCGGCATGCAAAAGCAGGTCGTCACTTCTATCACACTACCGTATTTGATGGAACAGAGAAAGCAGACAAAATCATAAAAGAAAGTGTCATTATTGGGGAAAAGAAGATGCAATTATCTGATGATGAAACAGAAAAGTTAGGAAAATTGGATGAGGAGGGGTATTGGCCCGTTACGATTTCTTATTTTGATGATGTAGAAAAGAAAGATGGCTTGCCTGTTTATCGTACCAGCTTTCTCTTACATGAAAATGGTATCATGCGCAATCTTCATGTAGATTATGGAACTTTTGCAGTGCGTGCAAAATTGAACAGTCTTGAATTTCTTGATGGTGAAAAAAGTCTTGATCAATGCAAACATTAA
- a CDS encoding HIT family protein codes for MKQAYDNNNIFAKLIRNEISSVRVYEDDDVIAFMDIMPQAPGHTLVIPRKGSRNLLDADTETLFPVIKVVQKIANAVKKAFQADGVTVMQFNEAASQQTVYHLHFHVIPRMEGIELTPHNNIITPTEILEENAKKIRAAL; via the coding sequence ATGAAACAAGCTTATGATAATAACAATATTTTTGCTAAATTAATTCGTAATGAAATCTCTTCTGTTCGTGTGTATGAAGACGATGATGTCATTGCATTTATGGATATCATGCCACAAGCACCAGGCCATACATTGGTTATTCCCCGCAAAGGCTCTAGAAACCTACTAGATGCAGATACTGAAACATTATTTCCAGTTATAAAAGTTGTCCAAAAAATCGCCAATGCCGTCAAAAAAGCCTTTCAAGCAGATGGTGTAACAGTCATGCAATTTAATGAAGCTGCTAGCCAACAAACCGTTTATCATCTCCATTTCCATGTTATTCCACGTATGGAAGGAATAGAGCTTACCCCCCATAATAATATTATAACGCCTACAGAAATACTTGAAGAGAACGCAAAAAAAATCCGAGCTGCTCTTTAA
- a CDS encoding nitroreductase, protein MVDFPIDIFQSILSRKSIRAFTDQPVTRETIREVLRLAARAPSGTNLQPWQVIVLTGNVLQQIGQELSQLVLSGVKGEREYHYYPRQWREPYISRRRKVGLDLYKSLGIQKGDQEKMLHQKARNFLFFGAPVGLLFTIDHDMEMGSWLDLGMFMQTIMLAARGFGLDTCPQAAFADYHKQIRTFLSVPSDRRIICGMALGYRDVNAPENNFETEREPIENFVRFIESCS, encoded by the coding sequence ATGGTGGATTTTCCTATTGATATTTTTCAATCTATTTTGTCGCGAAAGTCAATTCGCGCTTTTACGGATCAGCCAGTTACACGGGAAACGATTAGAGAAGTTTTAAGACTTGCAGCACGTGCGCCATCTGGAACAAATCTCCAACCGTGGCAAGTGATTGTTCTGACGGGAAATGTATTACAGCAAATAGGACAAGAACTCTCACAACTTGTGCTATCAGGAGTAAAAGGAGAACGTGAATATCATTATTATCCACGTCAATGGCGTGAGCCTTATATTTCTCGCCGTCGAAAAGTTGGTTTAGATCTTTATAAGAGTCTTGGAATCCAAAAAGGTGATCAGGAAAAAATGCTTCATCAGAAGGCACGAAATTTTTTATTTTTTGGTGCACCTGTAGGACTCTTATTTACAATAGATCATGACATGGAAATGGGAAGCTGGCTTGATTTAGGCATGTTTATGCAAACCATTATGTTAGCAGCGCGGGGGTTTGGATTAGATACATGTCCCCAAGCTGCTTTTGCTGACTATCATAAACAAATTCGGACATTTTTATCTGTGCCTTCTGATCGGCGTATTATCTGTGGTATGGCACTTGGTTATCGCGACGTAAACGCACCTGAAAACAATTTTGAAACTGAACGCGAACCAATCGAGAATTTTGTACGTTTTATTGAATCCTGTTCATAG
- the clpS gene encoding ATP-dependent Clp protease adapter ClpS, with protein MLQKLMTNPILHIMQNEKGKNWDESRHDAVIIPKMRSKLQKPKLYRVFLFNDDYTPMDFVVFVLKNFFKKRFEDATHIMLNVHQNGVGECGIYSYEVAEMKVIQVRECARQNEHPLQCVMEWK; from the coding sequence ATGCTACAGAAGCTAATGACAAATCCTATACTCCATATTATGCAAAATGAAAAGGGCAAGAATTGGGATGAAAGCAGGCACGATGCTGTTATAATACCTAAAATGAGATCAAAACTTCAAAAGCCTAAGCTATATCGTGTGTTTTTATTTAATGATGATTATACACCTATGGATTTTGTTGTTTTTGTTTTGAAAAACTTTTTTAAAAAACGTTTCGAAGACGCAACGCATATTATGTTAAATGTTCATCAGAATGGTGTAGGTGAATGCGGAATTTATAGCTATGAAGTAGCTGAAATGAAAGTAATACAAGTTAGGGAGTGCGCACGTCAAAATGAACATCCATTACAATGTGTAATGGAATGGAAGTGA
- a CDS encoding D-alanyl-D-alanine carboxypeptidase, translating into MYINCPKIVHCYKKVAIAFIVLALSCFCASATPQEVYPDKYAAIVIDANTGKTLFQANATLKRYPASLTKMMTLYMLFQAMHMRRVTPNTPIPVSRNAAARPPTKLGLKAGQTISAQEAAKALITRSANDVATAIAEYLGGNEKKFARMMTAKARKLGMTNTHFANASGLPDLRNYSTARDMATLSLALRKHFPQQYKLFKIKSFVFRGHTVKSHNKLLKTMKGVDGIKTGYTQMSGSNLATSMRIEGRSLVAVVMGGKSSTARDRHMANLLSQYLPKANSMKNDGRLMASAHYNLPTGANIPIPTVKADPTDSDDEISTILTAFAEQPKDFNIAIAAVNQAIIPIPNPQKVPPVRTDKIVTASLPTNAGWAIQIGSLPSKEQAKTLLLKAKNTAYSALKHASSHMQLFEKSGHRYYRARFIGFQSKKAAFNACSTLKKANFNCYTVVAH; encoded by the coding sequence GTGTATATTAACTGCCCAAAAATTGTGCATTGCTATAAAAAAGTAGCAATTGCTTTTATTGTTTTAGCTCTTTCTTGCTTTTGCGCATCAGCTACTCCTCAAGAAGTCTATCCTGATAAGTATGCTGCTATCGTTATAGATGCAAATACAGGAAAAACCTTATTTCAAGCCAATGCAACTTTGAAGCGTTACCCTGCTTCTTTAACAAAAATGATGACGCTTTACATGCTCTTTCAAGCTATGCATATGCGCCGTGTAACACCAAATACGCCAATCCCTGTCTCACGTAATGCAGCAGCACGCCCACCAACAAAACTTGGACTTAAAGCAGGCCAAACAATTTCTGCACAAGAAGCTGCTAAAGCACTCATTACAAGATCAGCAAATGATGTTGCTACTGCAATTGCTGAATATCTTGGTGGCAATGAAAAAAAATTCGCACGAATGATGACAGCTAAAGCTCGCAAACTTGGTATGACAAATACACATTTCGCAAATGCTTCAGGACTCCCGGATTTGCGCAATTATTCTACAGCAAGAGACATGGCCACTTTATCATTAGCCCTACGCAAACATTTTCCACAACAGTATAAATTGTTCAAAATAAAAAGTTTTGTTTTTCGTGGACATACCGTTAAAAGCCACAATAAATTGCTCAAAACAATGAAGGGCGTCGATGGAATCAAGACAGGTTACACACAAATGTCAGGTTCTAATTTAGCAACTTCGATGCGTATTGAAGGACGCTCTCTCGTCGCTGTCGTTATGGGAGGTAAATCGTCTACCGCACGCGATAGACACATGGCCAACTTATTGAGCCAATATTTACCCAAAGCAAACAGCATGAAAAATGATGGACGTTTAATGGCTTCTGCACACTATAACTTACCCACCGGCGCCAATATTCCTATACCCACCGTTAAAGCTGATCCCACAGATTCCGATGATGAAATTTCTACTATATTGACAGCATTTGCAGAACAACCTAAAGATTTTAATATAGCAATAGCCGCTGTAAACCAAGCAATTATACCAATCCCTAACCCTCAAAAAGTTCCACCCGTTAGAACTGATAAAATTGTTACGGCCTCTTTGCCTACAAACGCTGGATGGGCCATCCAAATTGGTTCTCTTCCTAGTAAAGAACAAGCAAAGACTTTGCTTTTAAAAGCAAAAAACACAGCCTATTCCGCTTTAAAGCATGCATCTTCACATATGCAACTCTTTGAAAAAAGTGGACATCGCTATTACCGTGCACGATTTATAGGCTTTCAATCAAAAAAAGCTGCATTTAATGCTTGTTCTACGTTAAAGAAAGCAAATTTTAACTGCTATACTGTAGTAGCTCATTAA
- the tsf gene encoding translation elongation factor Ts: protein MSITAAQVKELRELSGAGMMDCKAALADTNGDMEAAVDWLRKKGIAKADKKAGRTAAEGLIGIVSKDTSAVLVEINSETDFVARNDLFQDIVRNVATAALDTQGTVESVSASFYPGSEKTVEATIKDAISTIGENMTFRRSAKLSVKDGVVATYIHSKVAEGLGKLGVLVAVETAGNKEAAAVFGRQVAMHIAATNPLALTAEDVDSGAVEREKAIFSDQARQSGKPENIIEKMVEGRLRKFFEEVVLLSQAFVMNPDITVEAALKDAEKSIGAPARITGFIRFALGEGVEKKESNFAAEVAAAAKG from the coding sequence ATGAGCATTACTGCTGCACAAGTAAAAGAACTTCGAGAATTGTCAGGCGCTGGTATGATGGACTGTAAGGCAGCTCTGGCAGACACTAATGGTGACATGGAAGCTGCTGTTGATTGGCTTCGTAAAAAAGGGATAGCCAAAGCAGATAAAAAAGCTGGTCGTACGGCGGCTGAGGGACTCATTGGAATTGTATCAAAAGATACAAGCGCGGTTTTGGTTGAAATTAATTCTGAAACAGATTTTGTTGCACGTAATGACCTATTTCAAGACATTGTACGCAATGTGGCAACAGCTGCTTTGGATACACAGGGTACTGTTGAATCTGTTTCCGCATCTTTCTACCCTGGTTCTGAGAAGACTGTTGAGGCAACAATTAAAGATGCGATTAGTACAATTGGCGAAAATATGACATTTCGTCGTTCTGCTAAATTGTCTGTTAAAGATGGTGTTGTTGCTACTTATATACATAGTAAGGTGGCTGAGGGGCTTGGAAAGCTTGGTGTTTTGGTTGCTGTTGAAACGGCTGGTAATAAGGAGGCTGCTGCTGTTTTTGGTCGGCAGGTTGCGATGCATATTGCTGCAACCAATCCATTAGCGCTAACAGCGGAGGATGTTGATAGCGGTGCTGTTGAACGTGAAAAAGCAATTTTTTCAGATCAAGCACGTCAATCAGGAAAGCCTGAAAATATCATTGAAAAAATGGTGGAAGGGCGTCTGCGTAAGTTTTTCGAAGAGGTTGTTTTGCTTTCTCAGGCTTTTGTTATGAATCCTGATATTACTGTTGAAGCAGCTTTAAAGGATGCTGAAAAATCGATTGGTGCGCCGGCAAGAATCACAGGTTTTATTCGTTTTGCACTGGGTGAAGGTGTGGAAAAAAAGGAATCTAATTTTGCTGCAGAGGTTGCGGCTGCTGCGAAAGGGTAG
- the pyrH gene encoding UMP kinase: MTLAVQYKRILLKVSGEALMGGQSFGIDVFVADRIATDIAEVRAMGVEVAIVIGGGNIFRGVAVASHGGDRVTGDHMGMLATAINSLALRTSLTKLGVETVVLSAVAMPQICESFSQRKAIGYMNQGKVVIFAGGTGNPFFTTDSAATLRAAEIGADVLLKGTQVDGIYSADPKIDPTAKRFDQLTHVEILQWGLSVMDTTAVTLARENNVPIIVYSIHEKGGLAKVLNGTGRFTMVSE, translated from the coding sequence ATGACATTAGCGGTTCAGTATAAACGTATTCTTTTAAAGGTTTCTGGTGAAGCCCTTATGGGGGGGCAGAGCTTTGGAATTGATGTTTTTGTTGCAGACCGTATCGCTACTGATATTGCTGAAGTGCGAGCAATGGGGGTAGAGGTTGCTATCGTTATAGGTGGGGGCAATATTTTTCGTGGAGTCGCCGTTGCTTCTCATGGTGGGGATCGTGTGACAGGGGATCATATGGGAATGCTTGCAACTGCTATTAATTCGTTAGCGTTGCGAACATCATTGACAAAATTAGGGGTTGAAACGGTTGTATTGTCTGCGGTTGCTATGCCACAAATTTGTGAGAGTTTTTCACAGCGTAAAGCAATAGGTTATATGAATCAAGGAAAGGTCGTTATTTTTGCAGGCGGTACTGGTAATCCATTTTTTACCACTGATTCTGCTGCTACTTTACGTGCAGCAGAAATTGGTGCAGATGTTCTCCTGAAAGGAACACAAGTAGATGGTATTTATTCTGCAGATCCAAAGATAGATCCTACGGCTAAGCGTTTTGATCAATTAACACATGTCGAGATTTTGCAATGGGGGTTATCTGTTATGGATACAACAGCGGTCACTTTAGCGCGCGAGAACAATGTACCGATCATTGTATACTCTATTCATGAAAAAGGCGGTTTGGCTAAGGTATTGAATGGAACAGGACGGTTTACAATGGTATCGGAATGA